A genomic window from Heterodontus francisci isolate sHetFra1 chromosome 36, sHetFra1.hap1, whole genome shotgun sequence includes:
- the yju2 gene encoding splicing factor YJU2, whose product MSERKVLNKYYPPDFDPSKIPKLKLPKDRQYVVRLMAPFNMRCKTCGEYIYKGKKFNARKETVQNEVYLGLPIFRFYIKCTRCLAEITFKTDPENTDYVMEHGATRNFQAEKLLEEQEKQIQKEREDEELNNPMKVLENRTKDSKMEMEVLENLQELKELNQRQANVDFEGMLQEYQKYEEDLKRQQEEDDEREMKSMLESAHVKRILEDSDSDEEPFKPPCKLKSQVPRKPTDILNENTDHQSKKLRPERWERSVGKLNGNPHLSGLVVKKTQTKKADSSNLVKGASIQKDCLTSNGPSDWNSVPSPASVVLSVPCSQAQQASAACNSSLSLLGAYSDSEGSNSD is encoded by the exons ATGTCGGAGCGGAAGGTGTTGAAT AAATACTACCCACCGGACTTTGATCCGTCAAAGATTCCAAAACTCAAACTACCCAAAGATCGACAGTATGTGGTCCGATTAATGGCACCTTTCAACATGAG GTGTAAGACATGTGGAGAGTACATATACAAAGGCAAGAAGTTCAACGCACGAAAGGAAACTGTACAGAATGAAGTCTACCTGGGACTGCCCATCTTCCGCTTCTACATCAAGTGTACCAGGTGTCTGGCAGAAATCACATTTAAA ACTGACCCTGAGAACACAGACTATGTGATGGAGCACGGAGCGACGCGGAACTTCCAAGCGGAGAAGCTGCTGGAGGAACAGGAGAAACAGATTCAGAAAGAGCGAGAGGATGAAGAACTGAACAACCCGATGAAG GTTCTGGAGAACAGGACTAAAGACTCCAAGATGGAAATGGAAGTCTTGGAAAACCTGCAGGAGCTGAAGGAGTTGAACCAGCGACAGGCTAATGTGGACTTCGAGGGCATGTTACAGGAATATCAGAAATATGAGGAAGACCTGAAACGACAGCAGGAAGAGGATGATGAGCGAGAGATGAA GTCCATGCTGGAAAGTGCCCATGTAAAGAGAATTCTAGAAGACTCGGACTCTGACGAGGAGCCTTTTAAACCACCTTGCAAACTGAAATCACAAGTCCCTCGCAAGCCCACAGATATACTCAATGAG AATACTGATCATCAGAGTAAGAAACTGAGGCCGGAACGTTGGGAGAGGAGTGTAGGAAAGCTCAATGGAAATCCTCATCTCTCTGGGTTGGTGGTGAAGAAAACACAGACCAAGAAAGCAGATTCATCGAACCTTGTGAAAGGAGCCAGTATACAGAAGGACTGTCTGACAAGCAATG GTCCCAGTGATTGGAATTCTGTGCCATCGCCTGCTTCAGTAGTGTTATCGGTGCCATGCTCACAAGCACAGCAAGCATCAGCAGCCTGCAATTCCTCCTTGAGCCTTCTGGGGGCATACTCTGACAGCGAAGGAAGCAACAGCGATTAA